One genomic window of Malaciobacter molluscorum LMG 25693 includes the following:
- the hisG gene encoding ATP phosphoribosyltransferase, with translation MLTIALPKGRIAKETLDKFQKAFNEEFIFEDRKLILEKQNFRFLNVRNQDVPTYVMHGAADLGVVGLDVLEEKEYDLIKLLDLQLGKCKVAFGLRKGEELDFSKSEITVATKHEKIAKKYFEQKAMAVEIIKLYGSIELAPLVGLSDCIVDIVETGTTMKQNGLEVGPTIMESSAHLIANKNSFYAKKDRILDLKNRIQEVI, from the coding sequence ATGCTAACAATTGCATTGCCTAAGGGAAGAATCGCAAAAGAGACCTTAGATAAGTTTCAAAAAGCTTTTAATGAAGAGTTTATATTTGAAGATAGAAAGTTAATATTAGAAAAACAAAATTTTAGATTTTTAAATGTTAGAAATCAAGATGTACCAACATATGTTATGCATGGAGCTGCTGATTTAGGTGTGGTTGGGCTTGATGTTTTAGAAGAAAAAGAGTACGATTTAATAAAATTATTAGATTTACAATTAGGTAAATGTAAAGTTGCTTTCGGACTTAGAAAAGGTGAAGAGTTAGATTTTTCTAAAAGTGAAATTACAGTAGCAACAAAACATGAAAAAATTGCAAAAAAATATTTTGAGCAAAAAGCTATGGCTGTTGAGATTATTAAATTATATGGTTCAATAGAACTTGCTCCTTTAGTAGGCTTAAGTGATTGTATCGTTGATATTGTTGAAACAGGAACAACAATGAAACAAAATGGACTTGAAGTTGGTCCTACAATTATGGAAAGTTCAGCACATTTAATCGCAAATAAAAACTCTTTTTATGCAAAAAAAGACAGAATATTAGATTTAAAAAATAGAATACAAGAAGTAATTTAA